From the Syntrophales bacterium genome, one window contains:
- a CDS encoding fumarylacetoacetate hydrolase family protein has translation MKIVRFLTENGDICLGSIDESRPGEALALEGDLFGNLEKTSKIKRISQLLSPLAPPNILAVGLNYGRHAEETKVSRPEIPVLFIKATTSVIGTGETIVLPAAGPDQVDYEAELAIVIGKKAKNVRREDALQYVLGYSCANDVSARDWQIEKQKRQWSRGKSFDTFCPLGPCIVTCDEIPTPNNLRLCSILNGKIMQDSNTADMIFDIPALISDLSQSLTLLPGTVILTGTPEGVGFARKPPVFLKDGDEIVIEIEKIGRLVNRVGTEA, from the coding sequence ATGAAAATTGTACGGTTTTTAACAGAAAATGGAGATATTTGCCTTGGGTCGATAGATGAAAGCAGGCCTGGGGAGGCACTGGCGCTTGAAGGGGATCTGTTTGGAAATCTCGAAAAAACAAGCAAGATCAAGCGCATATCTCAACTGCTTTCTCCGCTCGCTCCGCCGAATATCCTAGCCGTTGGGCTGAATTACGGACGCCACGCCGAAGAGACAAAGGTCAGCCGCCCGGAAATACCGGTTTTGTTTATTAAGGCGACAACGAGTGTGATCGGTACAGGGGAAACGATCGTGCTGCCGGCGGCGGGGCCTGATCAAGTTGACTATGAGGCCGAACTGGCCATCGTAATCGGCAAAAAGGCGAAAAACGTCCGCCGGGAAGATGCCCTGCAATATGTGCTGGGATACAGTTGCGCCAATGACGTCAGCGCCAGGGACTGGCAGATTGAAAAACAGAAACGGCAGTGGTCGCGCGGCAAAAGCTTCGACACCTTCTGTCCATTGGGCCCCTGCATCGTTACCTGTGACGAAATTCCCACTCCCAATAATCTTCGCCTTTGTTCCATATTGAACGGCAAAATCATGCAGGATTCCAATACAGCAGACATGATTTTCGATATCCCGGCATTGATCAGCGATCTCAGCCAGTCACTTACTCTGCTTCCCGGTACGGTAATTCTGACGGGAACTCCGGAAGGAGTTGGATTTGCCAGAAAACCGCCGGTCTTTCTCAAAGATGGCGACGAGATCGTTATAGAAATAGAAAAGATAGGGCGTCTTGTCAACCGCGTGGGCACAGAAGCATGA